A section of the Castanea sativa cultivar Marrone di Chiusa Pesio chromosome 12, ASM4071231v1 genome encodes:
- the LOC142619460 gene encoding L10-interacting MYB domain-containing protein-like: protein MGKNSTSNPEVKKARADWDINPSWTTTFCNLCVEQIQAGNRTKGAAFRPEVWEKLRNLDTGLGWDAVKGTIAAPDCWWDLKLKELPKAKKFREKGPQNLEQLEIMFRDVAATGVAAWTPSSGTLPPTMPKEGAGDSDGSSEFKDNQCDISLDIGSLQQGNTSQSRSSGQKRASESIPSQKKKKKIGGAAMLDNRISELITVCQNRSEGTSRESPSSIDNVMAIVKALPGVDFAFVVEASILFLKKSRREMFLTFKDPESQLKWLQAIIYRQQK from the exons ATGGGAAAAAATTCCACTTCCAACCCCGAGGTAAAAAAGGCTAGAGCAGATTGGGATATTAATCCATCGTGGACAACTACTTTTTGTAACCTTTGTGTGGAACAAATTCAAGCCGGGAATAGAACAAAAGGTGCTGCCTTTAGACCCGAAG TGTGGGAAaaattgaggaatcttgacACAGGTTTAGGTTGGGATGCAGTGAAGGGAACGATTGCCGCTCCTGATTGTTGGTGGGACCTGAAGTTGAAG GAATTACCCAAAGCTAAAAAATTCCGAGAGAAAGGTCCACAGAATCTAGAACAACTTGAGATAATGTTTAGGGATGTTGCAGCAACTGGGGTAGCTGCATGGACCCCTTCTTCAGGTACATTACCTCCAACAATGCCAAAAGAGGGTGCTGGTGATTCAGATGGTAGCTCCGAATTTAAGGATAACCAATGTGACATAAGTTTAGACATTGGTAGTTTGCAGCAAGGAAATACTAGTCAATCACGTAGTTCAGGACAAAAGCGAGCTAGTGAATCAATACCCtcacagaagaaaaagaagaagataggagGAGCTGCAATGTTGGACAATCGTATTAGTGAGTTAATAACTGTATGTCAGAATAGGTCTGAAGGTACTTCTCGAGAGTCACCAAGTTCAATTGATAATGTAATGGCGATTGTGAAAGCACTTCCTGGAGTGGATTTTGCGTTTGTGGTTGAAGCTTCcattctctttctaaaaaagtCACGTAGGGAGATGTTCCTAACTTTTAAGGACCCAGAGTCACAGCTGAAGTGGCTACAAGCAATAATTTATAGGCAGCAGAAGTGA
- the LOC142618475 gene encoding uncharacterized protein LOC142618475 encodes MDSSNLTTLSEEETSGSEDQHQQQQPGSAFASIPIRPPTPSSLQKYAPLDWSAYFDREDDIRIKDTENVFHVYMAGTEGPVVFCLHGGGYSGLSFALATSIIKEKARVVAMDMRGHGKSSAENELDLSIETMCDDVVAVVKEMYGDSPPAIVLVGHSMGGSVAVHVAAKKSLPSLAGLIVVDVVEGTAMASLIHMQKILSSRMQHFSSIEKAIEWSIKGGSLRNVDSARVSIPATLKYDDSKKCYTHRARLVETEQYWRGWYEGLSEKYLSCTAPKLLLLAGTDRLDRALTIGQMQGKFQMVVVRHTGHAIQEDVPEEFATLVLNFISRNRIGPHGVEIPGLRRPFQPQP; translated from the exons ATGGATTCCTCTAACCTCACCACGCTTTCCGAAGAAGAAACCTCAGGCTCAGAAgatcaacatcaacaacaacaacctgGCTCTGCCTTTGCCTCCATTCCAATTCGCCCTCCAACTCC GAGTTCGTTACAGAAATACGCACCGTTGGATTGGTCCGCTTATTTTGATCGTGAGGATGACATTCGTATCAAAGATACAGAAAAT gtATTTCATGTATATATGGCGGGAACAGAAGGCCCTGTGGTTTTTTGTTTACATGGAGGTGGCTATTCTGG GCTTTCATTTGCGTTGGCAACGAGTATAATCAAGGAGAAAGCTCGGGTAGTGGCAATGGATATGAGAGGACATGGGAAGTCATCAGCAGAAAATGAACTCGACCTTTCTATTGAG ACTATGTGCGATGATGTTGTGGCTGTGGTGAAAGAAATGTATGGAGATTCACCCCCTGCAATTGTACTTGTTGGCCACAG CATGGGAGGCTCAGTCGCCGTGCATGTTGCTGCAAAGAAATCATTGCCGAGCTTGGCTGGACTTATTGTTGTGGATGTTGTGGAG GGAACAGCTATGGCTTCATTGATTCATATGCAGAAAATCTTATCAAGCCGGATGCAGCATTTTTCAAGCATTGAAAAAGCG ATTGAATGGAGCATAAAAGGAGGCTCTTTGAGAAACGTGGATTCAGCCCGTGTATCCATCCCTGCTACATTGAAGTATGATGATTCAAAGAAATG TTATACTCACCGAGCTCGTCTTGTAGAGACAGAACAATATTGGAGGGGCTG GTATGAAGGCCTTTCAGAAAAATATCTGTCATGTACTGCCCCAAAGTTATTGCTGTTAGCTGGAACAGACAGACTGGACAG AGCTCTCACAATTGGTCAAATGCAAGGCAAGTTTCAAATGGTGGTTGTTAGACATACTGGGCATGCAATACAG GAAGATGTACCTGAAGAATTTGCTACTCTGGTACTGAATTTTATCTCTCGCAACCGTATAGGACCTCATGGAGTTGAG ATACCAGGTCTCCGCCGGCCATTCCAACCTCAACCTTGA
- the LOC142621304 gene encoding cytochrome c-like, translating to MASFSEAPPGDPKVGEKIFKTKCAQCHTVDKGAGHKQGPNLNGLFGRQSGTTPGYSYSAANKNMAVNWEEKTLYDYLLNPKKYIPGTKMVFPGLKKPQDRADLISYLKQSTAS from the exons atggcgTCGTTTTCTGAAGCTCCACCTGGCGATCCAAAGGTCGGAGAGAAGATCTTCAAAACCAAGTGCGCTCAGTGCCACACCGTTGACAAAGGCGCTGGTCACAAGCAAG GTCCCAATCTGAATGGCTTGTTCGGAAGGCAGTCTGGTACAACTCCTGGGTACTCCTATTCAGCTGCTAACAAGAACATGGCTGTGAATTGGGAGGAAAAGACATTGTATGATTACTTGCTGAACCCCAAAAAG TACATTCCTGGGACTAAGATGGTATTCCCCGGGCTGAAGAAGCCACAGGATCGGGCTGACCTCATTTCATATTTGAAGCAGTCTACTGCATCTTAA
- the LOC142618717 gene encoding uncharacterized protein LOC142618717 encodes MDIPSLYKKLRYFSNSCSVYSLFSHSPHPFLSPKTLVSPNSSSEIFFISNHFHFHTKPTSSSLYPLISSSGSSLFSAITCPIPQSSQNLQFYSCNNNEYRHQFLNLGLVKPCVNRCIRWFSVSSKDVSSGSAGLSEMNSIKNVKFGKMGVDGIRPKPTRKQVSEIIGLVMRDENDLESKLDSMNVSLSIDSITEVFWVLNFERVSALRFFNWIRGSRPDLYCNSDICSMVIDNCGWLDDHKAMLCILNELRKRNICLNKKAFGFLPVLVSNKDSIMHSVRRVVEVLKEVGGSCLNSGIYSLIEMLVSLGSFEMAEFVMEITERKAVYYNVLVREKCRRCDFEGAREVLDEMRLRGCCDRIVNGYNYLLSSLCKNDKTVEASQVLEEIQERDWLPDALTFEIFICYSFRLGKPDLASQFLDRMVSNGVEPRHSTHAAFIKGYFSLLKYEEAYNYVVDSSDKHRFSSNLNYSLLASLHQKKGNVVIARNILLEMIKKGLRPNFAVYMRVLRHLNNAGREDLARDLKSSFSSLRLQPSSETG; translated from the coding sequence ATGGATATCCCAAGCCTTTACAAGAAGCTCAGGTACTTCTCAAACTCTTGCTCTGTttactctctcttctctcactcCCCACACCCATTTCTCTCTCCTAAAACCCTCGTCTCACCCAATTCCTCTTCagaaattttcttcatttccaatcattttcattttcacacAAAACCCACTTCCAGTTCTCTATATCCACTCATTTCCTCATCTGGGTCGTCCTTATTTTCCGCTATAACCTGCCCAATTCCTCAATCTTcacaaaatttacaattctATAGTTGTAACAATAATGAGTATAGACATCAATTTTTGAATTTAGGTTTGGTTAAACCGTGTGTTAATAGATGCATTCGTTGGTTTTCGGTGTCTTCTAAGGATGTGTCATCAGGTTCAGCTGGGTTGAGTGAGATGAATtctattaaaaatgttaaatttggaAAAATGGGTGTTGATGGGATTAGGCCAAAACCGACTCGAAAGCAAGTTTCGGAAATTATTGGCTTGGTTATGAGGGATGAAAATGATTTGGAGTCTAAGTTGGATTCTATGAATGTAAGTTTATCTATTGATTCAATTACTgaggttttttgggttttgaatttcGAAAGAGTGTCCGCATTGCGTTTCTTTAATTGGATTAGAGGTTCAAGGCCGGATCTTTACTGCAATTCCGATATTTGTAGTATGGTTATTGATAATTGTGGTTGGTTAGATGACCACAAGGCCATGCTTTGTATTCTGAATGAGTTaaggaaaagaaatatttgTCTCAACAAGAAGGCATTTGGGTTCTTACCTGTTTTGGTTTCAAACAAGGATTCAATTATGCACTCCGTAAGAAGAGTGGTAGAGGTGTTGAAGGAAGTTGGGGGGTCATGTCTGAACTCTGGGATTTACTCATTGATTGAGATGTTAGTCTCTTTGGGTTCCTTTGAAATGGCAGAATTTGTGATGGAAATAACAGAGAGGAAGGCAGTTTATTACAATGTTTTGGTTAGGGAGAAGTGTCGAAGATGCGATTTTGAAGGAGCTAGAGAAGTGCTTGATGAGATGAGGCTAAGGGGTTGTTGTGATCGAATTGTCAATGGTTACAATTATTTACTTAGTAGTTTATGCAAGAATGATAAAACTGTTGAAGCTAGTCAGGTACTGGAAGAAATACAAGAAAGGGATTGGCTTCCTGATGCATTAACCTTTGAGATATTTATTTGTTACTCATTTAGACTTGGAAAGCCCGATCTTGCTTCCCAGTTTCTTGACAGGATGGTGTCAAATGGTGTTGAACCTCGTCATAGCACACATGCTGCTTTTATCAAGGGTTATTTCAGTTTACTGAAATATGAGGAAGCATATAATTATGTGGTTGATTCAAGTGATAAGCATAGGTTCTCAAGCAATCTAAATTACAGCTTGCTTGCAAGCCTTCATCAGAAGAAAGGAAATGTGGTCATTGCACGAAATATTCTTTTGGAAATGATTAAAAAGGGTCTCAGACCAAACTTTGCGGTGTATATGAGGGTTTTGCGTCATCTAAATAATGCAGGCAGGGAAGACTTGGCCAGAGACTTAAAGAGCAGCTTCTCTAGTTTGCGTTTACAGCCAAGTTCAGAAACTGGATGA
- the LOC142619172 gene encoding uncharacterized protein LOC142619172 has product MNPFDENKPYCHLNQLNAPMFYVPKNEAAKNPDPLTLPEDTEILEATEALEVPVEPEFELLAAMDSKSDKYFCGDSMSDLESYCAPKKDDIIVPQNPNMSGVCDMCLNRLPEKGYCNYGFDNQTFCGIECCDKQIVVDRMISTEANLAKLDLRDEPKQVKLFGVCLKHP; this is encoded by the exons ATGAATCCTTTTGATGAAAACAAGCCTTATTGTCACTTAAATCAGCTAAATGCGCCTATGTTTTATGTGCCCAAAAACGAAGCCGCAAAAAACCCAGACCCTTTAACCCTACCTGAAGATACAGAAATCTTGGAAGCCACGGAAGCTTTGGAGGTACCTGTGGAACCAGAGTTTGAGTTGTTGGCTGCCATGGATTCAAAGTCTGACAAGTACTTTTGTGGGGATTCAATGTCTGACTTGGAAAGTTATTGTGCCCCCAAAAAAGATGATATCATAGTGCCTCAAAATCCCAACATGAGTGGTGTTTGTGACATGTGCTTGAATAGGCTGCCTGAGAAAGGATACTGTAATTATGG TTTTGATAATCAAACATTTTGTGGCATTGAGTGCTGTGACAAACAGATTGTCGTTGACAGGATGATATCAACAGAAGCCAATTTAGCCAAGCTAGATCTTCGTGACGAGCCAAAACAAGTGAAGTTGTTTGGTGTTTGTTTAAAACACCCATAG